The segment GGCGGCGCCGACCGGCTCTTCCTCGAACGCGGCGAACAGTTCCTCGATCGGCTTGCCGAGGCCCTGCTCGATCGCCGCGCGGATCAGCGGGAAGGGGGCGGGGGGCAGAGCGTCCTGAAGCCGCGACAATTCGGCCGCCGCCTGCTCGCCGACCAGATCGGGGCGGGTGGCGAGCGCCTGGCCCAGCTTGATCGCCGCCGGGCCCAGCGCCTCGAAGGCGTCGGCGTAAGCGGGCTGCGCGGGCAGGCGGGCGCCGATGCGCAGGATTCGGCTCAAGCGCCGGACCTGCGGCGGGGCCAGCGGATCGCGTTCGATCCCGCGCAGCGCGCCGTGGCGCGCGAGCGTGCGGCCCCAGCGGAACAGCCGCCAGATATGGACGAAGCTGGGGGTCAAATCTTCCAGCCGCTGTGAATGGCGACGAGGCCGCCGAGCAGCGGCTCGACCTTCGCCTGGACGAAGCCGGCCTCGGCGATCTCCGCCTTGAAGGCGTCCATCGTCGGAAAGCGGCGGATCGATTCGATCAGGTAGCGGTAGCTTTCCTCGTCGCCGGCCAGCATCTTGCCGATCTTGGGGACCAGCCGGTGCGAATAGGCGTCATAGGCTTCCTTGAAGCCCGGCCACAGCGTCGTCGAGAATTCGAGGCAGTAGAAGCGCCCGCCACGCTTCAGCACGCGATGCGCCTCCTTCAGCGCTTGCATCCGATGGGTGACGTTGCGGATGCCGAAGGCGATCGTATAGGCGTCGAACCGGTTCGCTTCGAAGCTCAGCGTCTCGGCGTTCTGCTCGGACCAGGACAGGCCCTCGATCCGCTTCTTCGCGGCGCGCTCCTTGCCGACCTCGAGCATCGCGGCGTTGATGTCGGAAACGGTGACGGCGGCGCCCGAGCGGGCGAGGCGGAAGGCGATGTCGCCGGTGCCACCCGCCATGTCGAGGATGACCTCCCCGGCGCGCGGCTTCACCCGGCGGACGAAGCGATCCTTCCACAGCCGGTGCATCCCGCC is part of the Rhizorhabdus wittichii RW1 genome and harbors:
- a CDS encoding ubiquinone/menaquinone biosynthesis methyltransferase (TIGRFAM: ubiquinone/menaquinone biosynthesis methyltransferase~PFAM: UbiE/COQ5 methyltransferase; Methyltransferase type 11; Methyltransferase type 12); protein product: MTIESLRARHPVARASRMSDTVSFGYADVSPDEKTAKVGEVFRSVASRYDLMNDAMSGGMHRLWKDRFVRRVKPRAGEVILDMAGGTGDIAFRLARSGAAVTVSDINAAMLEVGKERAAKKRIEGLSWSEQNAETLSFEANRFDAYTIAFGIRNVTHRMQALKEAHRVLKRGGRFYCLEFSTTLWPGFKEAYDAYSHRLVPKIGKMLAGDEESYRYLIESIRRFPTMDAFKAEIAEAGFVQAKVEPLLGGLVAIHSGWKI